In Trifolium pratense cultivar HEN17-A07 linkage group LG7, ARS_RC_1.1, whole genome shotgun sequence, a genomic segment contains:
- the LOC123894862 gene encoding WEB family protein At2g40480, whose translation MAETHETESGTCRPDPGIGSGENPSNGIRKVSFRAEIDTSPPFESVKEAVTRFGGSGPWIPLYRLGEAFNNFEDFDIKKVEEQAAELEKDLIVKELETLDVLEELGATKRIVEDLKQQLQKEALKLSATPDLNSYEQVGTPVIKEMNKESNGNIVNNQEQILQIPSSCSMSSPDMLLMELKQAKVNLGNTMNELEAIQSSVESLNKKMKKEKAFLEKTREKLASKFAAVSAQEKVQEEARLNPPSSHVEFTFDTPANMRNFNCDSEQHNRMVETRRSEVSKPLSVYEEHEFNVKTAEMRWLAAKKMEEAARAAEAIALAEIKALSGTERSYEFALPEPRKVTFALAENIPLNHKAMMIPEEPTLKKVTDSKFQFDETNISKLTILKKLEEASEEILHSKQVLTDALNRIETANRKQHAAKEALRKWIPEVDLKEKTMYNSFNFNKFNQAGFRQDSSLPDVTRSTTANNKPRPVSRPTTSMRDVLSKKQVPEGYAERKEMEEHTERRKVALSQMLRALREDLILSPKAEKDHVSDQKPTVTPKKKFGFIHISLPMARPSKKRT comes from the exons ATGGCTGAAACTCACGAAACCGAATCGGGGACCTGTAGACCCGATCCCGGAATCGGGTCGGGTGAAAACCCTAGTAACGGGATTAGGAAGGTGAGTTTTCGAGCTGAGATTGATACATCGCCGCCGTTTGAATCGGTTAAGGAAGCTGTGACTCGTTTCGGTGGAAGCGGACCTTGGATACCTCTTTACAGGCTTGGAGAAGCTTTT AACAACTTTGAAGATTTTGATATAAAGAAAGTGGAGGAACAAGCAGCGGAGTTGGAGAAGGATTTGATTGTCAAAGAACTCGAAACACTTGACGTGCTCGAAGAGTTGGGAGCTACCAAAAGGATTGTGGAGGACTTAAAGCAGCAGCTACAAAAAGAAGCATTGAAATTATCCGCAACTCCGGATTTAAATTCTTATGAACAGGTTGGAACTCCTGTTATTAAGGAGATGAACAAGGAAAGTAATGGgaatatagtcaacaatcaaGAACAAATATTGCAAATTCCAAGTTCATGCTCTATGTCATCACCTGATATGCTTTTAATGGAGTTGAAACAAGCCAAAGTGAATCTTGGTAATACTATGAATGAACTTGAGGCAATACAATCATCTGTTGAATCTTTAaataagaagatgaagaaggagaaAGCTTTTCTGGAGAAGACACGAGAAAAGCTAGCATCAAAGTTTGCAGCTGTCTCTGCTCAAGAGAAGGTCCAAGAGGAAGCAAGATTGAACCCACCATCATCTCATGTGGAATTCACTTTTGATACTCCTGCAAATATGAGGAATTTCAATTGTGATTCTGAGCAGCACAATAGAATGGTTGAGACAAGAAGATCTGAAGTTTCAAAGCCCTTATCTGTGTATGAAGAGCACGAGTTTAATGTTAAGACCGCTGAAATGAGGTGGCTAGCAGCTAAAAAGATGGAAGAAGCTGCAAGGGCAGCAGAAGCTATTGCACTTGCTGAAATCAAGGCTCTGTCCGGTACTGAGAGATCATATGAATTCGCTCTGCCGGAACCTCGGAAAGTCACTTTTGCTTTAGCAGAAAACATTCCTCTAAACCACAAGGCTATGATGATACCTGAGGAGCCTACCTTGAAGAAGGTAACTGattcaaagtttcaatttgATGAAACAAATATTTCTAAACTGACTATTCTGAAAAAGTTGGAGGAGGCTTCAGAAGAAATTCTACACAGCAAACAAGTCTTAACTGATGCTTTAAACAGAATTGAAACTGCAAATAGAAAGCAACATGCTGCTAAGGAAGCTCTGCGGAAATGGATACCGGAGGTTGATCTAAAGGAGAAAACAATGTATAACTCTTTCAATTTTAACAAGTTTAATCAAGCTGGATTTCGTCAAGATTCTTCTCTACCAGATGTAACCAGGTCAACAACTGCAAACAATAAACCAAGGCCTGTTTCCAGGCCAACAACTTCAATGAGAGATGTACTTAGCAAAAAACAAGTTCCTGAAGGATATGCTGAAAGGAAGGAGATGGAAGAGCATACTGAAAGACGAAAGGTAGCATTGAGTCAAATGCTCAGAGCATTGAGAGAAGATCTAATCCTTTCACCAAAAGCTGAGAAAGACCATGTTAGCGACCAAAAGCCGACTGTGACACCGAAGAAGAAGTTTGGATTCATCCATATATCACTCCCTATGGCTAGGCCAAGTAAGAAAAGGACATGA